The genomic DNA TGCTAAAAAGGGCTACCCCGGAGTAGCCCTTTTTAAGTATGGCTTTTTATACTGACTTAGTCACAGGACTGCTTAAGGGACTGGTTTCAAGCTCCATCGGTGCTGGAGCGATTTCCGGCTGTCTGCCGGGATGAAACTCATTTTCTGATTTGGCGACGATGACAGTAGCGACCCCGTTACCGATCAGATTGGTGATGGCGCGTGCTTCTGACATAAAGCGGTCAACGCCAAGCAGTAGCGCCATCCCGGCCAGCGGGATCGAAGGAAATGCCGCCAACGTGGCTGCCAGTGTAATAAAACCGGAACCAGTGACGCCCGCGGCTCCCTTCGAGGTCAGCATGAGAATACCGAGCAGTGTCAACTGCTGCCATATGGTCATGTCGACGCCGGAGGCCTGAGCCACGAATATGGCGGCCATGGACAAATAGATCGCCGTACCATCCAGGTTAAACGAATAGCCCGTTGGAATGACCAGGCCAACCACCGATTTGGAACAGCCGTAGTTCTCCATTTTATTCATCATACGTGGCAGGGCAGACTCAGAGGATGAAGTACCAAGTACAAGCAAAATTTCTTCTTTAATATAAGCGATAAACTTGAAAATGCTGAACCCGTACATGCGAGCAATCAGACCGAGCACAATGATAACGAATAAGGCCATGGTCAGGTAAACGGACCCCATCAGCTTGCCCAGAGAGGTTAACGACCCAATGCCGAATTTACCAATGGTGTATGACATGGCACCAAATGCGGCGATTGGGGACAATTTCATGACCATATTGACGATGCCAAAGAAGGCGTGCGACAATTTGTCGAACAGGACAATGACGGGTTTGGCTTGCTCCCCCATCGCCGTCAGTGAAAGCCCGAAAAGGATGGCAAAAAACAGGATAGGCAGCAAATCTCCGCCTGCCATAGCGCTTACTACATTTTCAGGAATAATGCCTACGAAGAAATCAACTACTCCGTGACTTGTTTCCGCTGCTTTTTGAGCATATTGAGATACGTCTCCGGTTGCTTTGCTCACATCAATGCCTGCTCCTGGTCTTACCAGGTTAACAACGATTAGCCCAATAGCCAGCGCAATCGTGGTAACGATTTCAAAATAGAGAAGGGCCTTTCCGCCGATGCGACCGACCTTCTTCATGTCCCCCATGCTGGCAATCCCGTGTACAACTGTAAAAAATACAATGGGTGCGATGACCATCTTAATGAGCTTGATAAAGGCGTCTCCAAGTATTTTGAGCTTTTCGCCTGTTGCAGGAAAAAAGTGACCTAAAAGAATACCCAGCACAATAGCGATAACGACCTGAACCGTCAAGTTTTTAAAATTAATTCTTAGTTTCATAGGGATACGCTCTCGCTTTCTTTTGATTTTTGAAAACGCTTTATTTTTGTATCCCCAGTGTAAAAGCTGCGTTCTTGACAAACAAGAATACGGTCATAACGTTCTTTTTGATCTTTATGGTCCTTGAATCATATCCATCAGGTCCGACCCGATGATGGGAGTAAACTCCTGATAGAGCACGCGCAGACGTTCTTTCCAAAGCTTACGCTCACCCTCGGACAGATGGGTAATTTTAATGTCTCCGGTCTGCTCCAACTGGCGAAGGCGATTCGCATTTTCGTCTGTTTCCCGTTTGCTCCAGCGCGTCGTTTCCTCAAGTGCCTCTTGTAGCACCCGCCTGGCGTCACTTGGGAGGTGATCCCAATCGGATTTGTTGAATACGACGGCATAACCCAGATAGCTGTGGTTGCTGATGGTCATATAACGTTGCACTTGGTAAAACCGTTTGGTGAAAATATTGGATATTGTGTTCTCCTGTCCGTCTGCCGTTCCCGTCTCCAGGCTGTGGTATATTTCATTAAAAGGAGTGCTGATAGTCGATGCTCCCAGCGCTTCAAACTGGCGATCCAACACCTGGCTTGGCTGGATACGAAATTTCAAGCCTGCAAAGTCTGCGGGCTGTCTAATGGGATGGACGTTGTTAGTGATTTGACGAAAGCCGTTCGACCAGAAGGCGACGCTTTTCATTCCATAGGGTTCAAGTGTCTGCGATAACCGCTTGCCCAATTCTCCATTCAGTGCCTGATCGACTTCAGCCTGATTCTCAAAGGCAAACGGAAGATCCATCACTAGCCAGGCTGGATCAATCGCATTCAAATTAGAAAACGAAGGAGCAATCATCTGGATTTCTCCTCGTTGAAGTGCAGCAACCTCCGTGGTTTCTGAATAGCGCATTCCATTGGGGAACACTTGAATCTCAATCCGATCGTTTGATTTTTCTTTAACCCGTTGTGCAAAATGAGCGGCTGCCAGTCCTTTAGGCGAGTTTTCAGCCACCACATGGCTAAATTTGATCACGATCCGATCTTTAAGGCCGGTAAATTCATGATCATAAGGGAGTTTTTCACCAAAATTCTTTTGAAAACCGATCACATAAGCCGTTAGGATACCCAGTACGAGCAAAACACCAAATCCAGTAGCTCTTTTCACAAAGTAACCTCCCATCTGTTGCTATTTTAGACCCATTATTCCACAATGGTATTCAAAGGTAAACGCTTTAAAGGGAAGGAGAAGAGGATGAACAGACTTCGCATATATTGGAAAATAATGATACTTTCATTTGGAGTCGTTCTTTTTTCTCTTTTGATCGGCGGTCTTTTTCTGTTTGGCAGCGCCACCCGGCTCAAGGAAGAAGAACTCAAACAGCGGCTTACGATTACGGCCCAGACGGTTGCGAACCTGCCGGACGTAGTGGAAAGAATTGATGACCCGAATGCTTCTGCCGTGATTGCACCTATGGCGGACAAAATTCGGATATTAAACGATGCGGCTTATATCGTCGTGCTCGATATGAAGCGCAAACGGTTGTCTCACCCGCTTACAGAGCGAATCGGCGGAACGTTTCAGGCTCGGGATGATGATGCCGCATTTGCTGAACATACGTATGTTTCCAAAGTACGCAGCGAAGCGGGCATCGGCTTGCGTTCCTTTGTGCCGATTATGAATGCTTCCTCGGAGCAGGTGGGCGTCGTTGTGGCGGGCGGCCTGCTGCCAAGCGTGACGGAGATTATCCGTCAGGAAAAGCAATCCATCATCATCACTTCGTTGCTGTCGCTGATGTTTGGGGTGATTGGCTCCGCATTGCTGGCCCGTCATATTAAGCTCCAGATGTTCAACCTGGAGCCGCAGGAGATTGCTAGAATGTTTCGTGAGCGAAGCGCAGCCTTTCAAGCGATGCATGAGGGGGTCATTGCGATTGACCGCAATTGCTTCATTACGATTTTTAACGAACGAGCCAAGCAAATCTTCGATGTGCACCGCGATGTAGCGGGCTTGCCGATCCGCGAGGTCCTCCCGGATACCCGGTTGCCGGAAGTGCTGGATTCGGGAGTGGCGATTCTGAGTAAGGAGCTGAAAATTGGCGGAACCATTATTTGGAGTAACCGAATTCCTATCCGTGAACAGGGAATTACTCTAGGGGCAATCGCCATATTTCAGGACAAGACCGAGGTGACGAGAATGGCCGAGGAGCTCACAGGTGTCAAAGAGTTTGTTCATGGGCTTCGTGCACAAAATCATGAGCATATGAACAAGATGCATACCGTCGCCGGCTTGCTCCAGCTTGGGCAGCAGAACGAGGCGTTAAGCTATCTGTTTGAGGTGACCGAGCAACAGGAGGAGATCACGCGCTTCCTTCAACGGCATTTCGATGATGACGGAGTTGCAGGACTGCTATTGGGTAAAATTAGCCGTGGTAAAGAGCTCGGGATTGATATCAGGATTGATCCTGCCAGCAAAATGAGTTATTTTCCCTGGCTGATTGACCGCCATGATTTCGTTCTGTTACTCGGAAATTTAATTGAGAATGCCTTTGATGCACTGGCGGATACAGAAGCCGGCTCCAAGGAGATTTATGTCAGCATCCAGCAGGATGACGAATATATGTCCATATTGGTCGAGGATAATGGCTGTGGAATGTCGGAGACAACGAAGCAACGAATGCTCGAACGCGGATTTACGACTAAGGACGGAGAAAGCCGCGGCATGGGGCTGTATTTACTAAGCGGGATTATCACCAAGGGGAACGGCCGCCTGACATGCGAATCTTCACTTGGCTTGGGGACTTCGATAGAGATTCTATTTCCGTTGAGGGAGAGAGGGGGAAGGAGCGACGATGAGTAAACCTATAAAATCACTTTTTCGTGTGCTGCTGGTCGAGGATGATCCGATGGTACAAGAGGTGAATCGACTGTTTATCGAACAGGTTGACGGGTTCCAGGTGGTAGGTCTGGCCTCCAACGGGCTTCGGGGGTTGGAACTGATCGAGGAGCTACAGCCTGATCTGATTTTTCTTGACGTATTCATGCCGTCGCTGGACGGAATTACGACTTTGCAGCGCATCCGTTCCCTGGCATTGCCTGTAGATGTAGTTGTCGTGACCGCCGCGAAGGATACGGAAACGATCCGCGAAATGATGCGAAACGGAGCGTTCGATTATATCATTAAACCGTTTAAGGTAGAGCGTATCCACCATACGCTGGAGCGTTACCGGGTGCAGCAGGCTGGATTATGGGCGGAGGAAGTAGGAACCCAGGAAGAGCTGGACCTTATTATGCAAAATGGAGAAGCTGTTAAGGATGTGGTAGTACCTGCTCCAATATACGAGGAATGGGCGATGTCCTACGATGAACTGCCAAAGGGCTTGAATGCTGCCACCCTGAAACAGGTGCTTGTGGTCATGGAGCAGCACGGCGGCAAGCTGTCTGCTGAAGAAACCGCAGAGGGAGTAGGTATTGCCCGTGTAACGGCAAGAAGGTATCTGGATTATCTGGAGAAAAGAGGAATCGTGCGCCTGGTTGTGCATTACGGCGGGGTCGGTCGTCCCGTGAATCGGTACGAGCTGCTGCGTGATCAAAATGACCATAAGTAACAATATGGACAAAAGCTTCCCAACGCTTTTATGAAAGCGATAACATGTAAAGGCAGGGGAACCTGGAAAAGAAACAATACACGTGTCTGTCTTAGTGCCGCACACGTGCTATGAAAAGAATAGGAGTGGGTGTACCGTGGCCTTTAATAGTCTGATTCTTCGGTTGGAGCTCGTTCATGCCAAAGTAAACTTCGGTGAGGTAGCATCAACGATCAGCCGTGCTGGTGGAGACATTACTTCCATTGATGTTATTCGCCCTGGACAGGATTCGTCCGTTCGTGACATCACAGTTCACGTCGCTGAAATAGCGGAGACTTCGCTCATCGAATCACTCAAATCGTTAGCAGGCATTCAACTCATTAACGTTTCTGACCGCACGTTTCTCGCGCACTTGGGGGGTAAAATATCAGTCCAACCCAATTTGCCGATCAAAAATCGGGATGATCTATCTCGGGTATATACGCCAGGGGTGGCCCGCGTCTGTACGTCCATTCATGAAAATCCGAAAAAAGCGTACTCGCTGACTATCAAACGAAACACTGTTGCGGTTGTAACCGATGGTACCGCTGTGCTGGGGCTTGGCGATATCGGTCCGCATGCGGCTGCGCCCGTGATGGAAGGCAAAGCGATGCTGTTCAAGCAACTCGCCGGAGTCGACGCCTTTCCTATCTGTCTGGATACGAAGGATACAGAGGAAATCATCCGTACCATTAAGGCGATCAGTCCTATTTTCGGGGGAATTAATTTAGAGGATATCAGTTCTCCACGCTGCTTCGAGGTCGAAACCCGTCTGGCGGAAGAATTGGATATTCCCGTCTTTCACGATGATCAGCACGGAACGGCGGTGGTTGTGATTGCCGGGCTGCTGAATGCGCTAAAGGTGGTTGGGAAGCGGATCGAAAATGTTCGGGTCGTTGTGAACGGAATAGGGGCCGCAGGCGTGTCAATATGCAAAATGCTGCTGGCTGCAGGGGTGAACCGGCTTGTGCCTGTAGACCGGGATGGAGCTATTGTACGTGGCGAGACCTATTCCCATCCGATGTGGCAGTGGCTGGCGGATCAGCCTCAAGTGGAGCCGGAGCCAGGCACGTTAAAAGAAGTCATCCGTGATGCGGATGTGTTCATCGGTGTGTCACGCGCCAATCTGCTGAATGCCTCAGATGTACAGGGGATGGCGGTGGATAGTATTGTTTTTGCTATGGCCAACCCGCATCCGGAGATAGTGCCCGAAGAAGCGATACCGCATGTTCGCGTGTTTGCGACAGGACGCAGTGACTATCCGAATCAAATCAACAACGTACTTGTATTTCCGGGAATTTTCAGAGGAGCGCTCGATTGCCGCGCACGCCGTATTAACGAGCCGATGAAATTGGCCGCCTCCCGCGCAATTGCTTCTGTCGTAAGTGAACGGGAGTTAAACGAGCAATACATTATTCCAAGCATCTTCAACGAACAGGTCGTTACCGAGGTGAGGAAGGCCGTAATTGAAGCGGCTATTTTGACGGGAACGGCACGGCGTATTCCACCGGATTTCAGATAGCCCGCTAGAGCGAAATAGAATTACATAGCATCGTCTGTTAAACTGTGAAAATAGGCGGTTGCAGATACGTTGCCGTGTTAGCCTGATCTATTTTGCGGAGGTGCGGGGATGAACGGAAGTCTGTTTGAGCCACGGCTGCGTGACGGGGATTATAGTCCCCGTTTTTTTGCTTACTATTACAAGCAGTGGCACGATTACACCATGCCATATCACGAACATCATTCTACAGAAATTATGTACATGATCTCCGGCCTGTGCCGGGTAGATGTACAGACGGGAGAGAAAGCGGGAGAAAGCATCACGCTGCGTAAAGGGGAATTTATTATGCTCGACGCGGGTGTGTCGCACCGACTGGTCGTAGAAGGAGAACAACCGTGCCGGATGCTGAATGTGGAGTTCGGTTTTACGGAAGGAGTGCAAGTAGGTCCGTCTATCCGACAAATGGCAGGGGAAGAGCTTGAGGTCACAGCCTTCATGTCGCGTCCATTCCCTTATTTGGTGCTGTCTGACCCGGAAGAGGTGTATTATACGCTGAAAAGCCTCGTGCTGGAACTGGATCAGCGAAAAAAGCATCCGGGTGCAATGGCTGAGCTGCTGTTTATACAATTACTCGTGCGGATTGCGCGTTTACGTGAGGAAATGGAACGCAGTAACACGCAGCAAACGGATGTCTACATTAGACGTTGCATCGAATTTCTCCATCTTAATTATGATAGGGAAATTCTGGTCAAGGATATGGCATCCGCGGTGAATCTGCATCCGGGGTACTTGCACCGCATTTTCAAAAAGCATACCGGACAAACACTTACCGCCTATTTGACGACGCTAAGGATGGACAAGGCTCGAATGCTGCTTCAGCAAACGGACATTCCCATTCATGAAATTGCCGATTATGTAGGCGTAGGCAGCAGGCAGTATTTTCATATGCTGTTCAAAAAGCATACAGGCAAGACGCCTGTCGAATACCGCTCTGCCGTGGAACGCCATGTGTGGAACTATGCGGAGGAGGAAGGGGGCATTACAAACAAGCAATAAGAAGCCTCTGAACCATTGCCGATTTTAAGTCGGTATGACTTCAGAGGTCTTGTGTTTTAAAGCATTTTCACACGTGTCCGGGCTTCTTGAGAGCTAAAGTTAGGTCATTTCCCGAGCCACATATTTTCCATCTGTTCAAGTGATCTTCCCTTGGTTTCAGGAACCTTGCGCCATATAAAGACTACGACGAACAAAGAGATGGCTCCGAATGTCCAAAAAGTATTGGACGGACCGGCTGAACTCAGCAGAGGAGGGAATGCCTGGGACACCAGATAATCGCCGGCCCATAATGCCATCGAAGCGATGGCGACCGCTTTGCCGCGAATGCGGTTCGGAAAGATCTCCGAGATCATAACCCATACGATCGGCCCAAGTGATATAGCGTAGGAGGCCACGTAAATCAAAATCATAATGAGCACAAGCGGTCCGGTGGTCAAATTCATTTTGAATACGGTTCCGATAATGACCAAACAGAGGGTCATCAACGAGGTGCCGATCATCAGCAGGACTTTTCGTCCTGCTTTGTCGATCAGCCAGACGGATACGATGGTAAACAGTACATTGATCAACCCGATCCAGATGGTCTGGGTCAAAGAGGCGTCCGTACCAAGTCCCATTCCTTTAAAGATAATCGGCGCGTAATATAAAATGGCATTGATGCCGGTAATATGCTGCATAATGGCGAGCATGACACCGATAAAGAGAGCGACCCGAATACCGGGAGCGAACAATTGTTTAAGTGAGTCATTCTCATTTTTGAACGATTCCTTGATATCAAGCACTTCCTGTTTAGCGGCTTCTTCACCGTGAATTTTCAGCAGAATCGGCAGCGCTTCATAAGGTCGATTCTGTTTAATAAGCCATCTCGGGCTTTCCGGTATGAAGAGCATCAAGAGCATAAAGATCAGTCCCGGAACGGCTCCCACTCCGAACATCCAGCGCCAGGCTGTTGAGACACCCCAGGCTTCATCCCCCAGGCTGACGATCCAAGAATTCTGAAAATAAACCAGGAAAATGCCCGTTACGATCGCCAACTGATTTAAAGCAACCAAACGGCCACGGTATTTGGCGGGAGCGATCTCCGCGTTGTACACCGGACAAATGGTGGAAGTGATTCCTATGCCGACGCCGCCGATCATGCGAAAGATAACATACCCGGTGAACGTATCTTGAAGCGCAGAGCAGATCGAGCCGACGACGAATAAAAATCCGGCGGCCAGCAATACCTTTTTTCTGCCGATCCTTTCACTCATGTAGCCGGAGAGAGCCGCTCCTGTGACACTCCCGACAATCAGACTCGACACCGCCCAACCAACCTGAAATTCGCTCAGCGAAAAACGCTGCTGTAGGAATTCGACTGCTCCCGAAACAACCGCGATATCAAAACCGAACAGGATGCCTCCAAGCGCAGCTACGATGGATACCAGCGTCACAAAAAGCATATTGGGTTTTTCTGATTGAAGCGCTTTCTGTTGAGCGCTTTCATTATTGATGATTACTGCCATATTATCATCTCCCCTCCAGATTCCTGGAACCTCATTCCGTTCTTCGAGGAGAAGTATAACATGCGCTTATAAAAGAAAGGCCGGTTATCGTCTTCAATAAACGGACCTTTTCATGCACGATTTTGGCTTTGATTCCCGAATTGGAGACGGAGGGGGTAAACCTAGCATTACCTTGTCATTCGAGCTTAAAAAAATCCATGCCGATGGTCGGCATGGATGAATCTCTACTATTTTTGGCCTTTGAACTCAGTGGGAGGAACGCCCGTTATCTTCTTAAAGACGCGGCTAAAATAGTTCGGGTCCTTATAACCCACTTCAAAGCTGATTTCCTTAAGAGCGAGGTTGCCGGCCTTAATCAGAGAAATGGCTTTATCAATCCGCAGCCGGGTTACGAAGTCGATGAACGTTTCTCCGTATTCCTGTTTGAAAATTTTGCTGAAATAGTGAGGATTCAAATGGACGAAATCAGCTACTTCTTCCAGCGAAAGATCATCGTTGAATCGTTCCTCGATATACATTTTCGCCCTGCCCAGCATAGTCAGTGTTTGAACCTCCCGCTGTTCGCGTATCCGTTGCAGTGCTGACATGACGTACGTCTGCTGAAGTATTCCTTTCTCCGCTTTGACGGCAAGCAAACCAGCCTCTGACGACTTCAGTTCGTCAAAGTGGCAGTAACCCTCATCCCGGTTGCGTAGGGTGGAGGCAAAAACGGCTTCGAAATAGGACTTACGAAGTCCTTCCTCGCCGCTATGCAGCGATCCGATTCCAATGGCCGTCTTTATGCCAAGTTGCTGCCGGGCAAGCTCGGAGAGCTGCTGGACAAGGTGTTTAACCAACTGCCGCCAACTGTTTTCGCTGGTGGCAGGCGGCTTTCGTAAAAAAGTGGCTACATGATTGTCGATCAAGGAGCTTACAATGGAATTCGGGCCATGCGTTTTTACATAGCTTCGGAAATGATCGTAAATTTTCTTTTTATCCTGCTCGTCCGTATATCTGTCAAAGGCAGCAATGATGGCGCTTCCCTGATCAAGAGGAAAGTCCAGCCATTCCGATAGCTGGGAAGCGCTCGAATCCACCGTCTGGTCGACCATAAGCATTAAAGCCAGCTCATTTTCTGCGAGCGGCATCAGCTGCGAGATTTTGTGCCTAAGCTCCAATTCTTCTGTACGTGCCCGCTTCTCGCGCTCAATTTCTTCAATCAGTTGTTTCAGTGTACCGATGACTAACTCTCGCTTCGCCGGCTTCAGAATATATTCTTTTACGCCCAAAGAGAGCGCCTCCCGGGCATAGGCAAAATAATCATAGGCGGTGACGAGCACGAATCGGGTATCGGGAAGCCGCTCCTTTAATTCACGAAGCGCTTCGAGTCCGTCAATTCCGGGCATATTGATATCCAGAATGGCAATATGGGGACGGTGCTCTTCCGCGCATTCAATCGCCATGCGGCCGTTGCCGGCATGAATAAACCGGAATACCCCCGGCATCGCCCGTTCCACTGTCAATTCCAGTCCTTCCCTCTCCAAGGCCTCGTCATCCGCGATCAACAACCGATACATCAGTCTGCTCACTCTCCTTCTTGACGGGAATTCGTATTGTTATAGTAGTACCTCGTCCGATATTGCTATTGATTTCAACCATTCCTTCCTTTCCGTAGAACAACTGCAGCCGCCTAAACACATTTTGCATTCCAAGTCCTGTTGAACTGCCGCTTTCGACTTCGCCTTCAAGACGGAGCACGGACAGTCGGGTTTCCTCCGTCATACCCTTTCCGTTGTCCGAAATTTCAATTAGCACATCCTCGTTCGCTCGCGACAGCGTTAACGCGATCATGGCTCCGTCTTCCATATCTGCTACACCATGAAGAAAAGCGTTTTCAATAAATGGCTGGATGATCAGGGCCGGAATTTGCTGCTGAAGAACGGAAGCGTCAAAGTGAAGATTAAAGCGAATTCTGTCCCGAAAGCGTGCCTGCTGGATGGTTGCGTATTCGCGAATATGATCCAGTTCCTCCTGGAGTGTTACGGGTTTGTCCAGCTTCTGCAGGCTGTACCGTAGCAGATTGGACAGCGAAACGATCAGGTCGCTGGTTTTTTCCGCCCCTTCCAGGATCGCCAGCTTGGAGAGCACATTTAGGGTATTGAACAGAAAATGCGGGTTAATTTGATTTTGCAGGGCCAGAAGCTCCAGCTCCTTCACAAGCCGCCGCATTTCCAGACTCTGTTTATCCTTCTCGATGAGGATGCTCAAATCGGTGGACATTTGCGAAATGGCGTCCGACAGTACGCCTAGCTCGTCATCCCGTCGCGGTTGGGGCTCGATATTCAGATCGCCTGTGGCGATTCGCTTCGCCAGTCCGACAAGTCTGCCGACAGGACCGGTAATGCTACGCGAGACCCAGATTGCAAGCAAAACCCCCATCAAAGCGTTCATGCCGAACAACGCCACTCCCAATCCGTTCATTCGTTCATTCTTGTTCCGGATGTTCTCGATGATCGGCCGGTAATAAGCCAGTTCAGCATCGACCAGTCGCTGTCCCTCCTCGTGGATATAGCTGACGGTTTTCTCCGCTTCAATATAATGTTCAAAAGCCGATTGAGGATCTTGTGCATTGGCGTCCAGAACTGCGGCTTGTTTCTGTTCAAGAAATGTGGCCAACAGATTCACGAAGTCCTCCTCGGCGAATGAAGGGGCGGCCGAGTCGGAGACTTCCTGAATTCTGCCTTTCAACTGCATCAATTGGCGTTCTGTCGGGCCCTGCACAGCCTTATCGTCTCTCGGATTAAGCAGATAGGCGTATAGGAGCTTTAAGTTGCTCT from Paenibacillus sp. FSL R10-2782 includes the following:
- a CDS encoding AraC family transcriptional regulator, whose amino-acid sequence is MYRLLIADDEALEREGLELTVERAMPGVFRFIHAGNGRMAIECAEEHRPHIAILDINMPGIDGLEALRELKERLPDTRFVLVTAYDYFAYAREALSLGVKEYILKPAKRELVIGTLKQLIEEIEREKRARTEELELRHKISQLMPLAENELALMLMVDQTVDSSASQLSEWLDFPLDQGSAIIAAFDRYTDEQDKKKIYDHFRSYVKTHGPNSIVSSLIDNHVATFLRKPPATSENSWRQLVKHLVQQLSELARQQLGIKTAIGIGSLHSGEEGLRKSYFEAVFASTLRNRDEGYCHFDELKSSEAGLLAVKAEKGILQQTYVMSALQRIREQREVQTLTMLGRAKMYIEERFNDDLSLEEVADFVHLNPHYFSKIFKQEYGETFIDFVTRLRIDKAISLIKAGNLALKEISFEVGYKDPNYFSRVFKKITGVPPTEFKGQK
- a CDS encoding AraC family transcriptional regulator, whose translation is MNGSLFEPRLRDGDYSPRFFAYYYKQWHDYTMPYHEHHSTEIMYMISGLCRVDVQTGEKAGESITLRKGEFIMLDAGVSHRLVVEGEQPCRMLNVEFGFTEGVQVGPSIRQMAGEELEVTAFMSRPFPYLVLSDPEEVYYTLKSLVLELDQRKKHPGAMAELLFIQLLVRIARLREEMERSNTQQTDVYIRRCIEFLHLNYDREILVKDMASAVNLHPGYLHRIFKKHTGQTLTAYLTTLRMDKARMLLQQTDIPIHEIADYVGVGSRQYFHMLFKKHTGKTPVEYRSAVERHVWNYAEEEGGITNKQ
- a CDS encoding NAD-dependent malic enzyme: MAFNSLILRLELVHAKVNFGEVASTISRAGGDITSIDVIRPGQDSSVRDITVHVAEIAETSLIESLKSLAGIQLINVSDRTFLAHLGGKISVQPNLPIKNRDDLSRVYTPGVARVCTSIHENPKKAYSLTIKRNTVAVVTDGTAVLGLGDIGPHAAAPVMEGKAMLFKQLAGVDAFPICLDTKDTEEIIRTIKAISPIFGGINLEDISSPRCFEVETRLAEELDIPVFHDDQHGTAVVVIAGLLNALKVVGKRIENVRVVVNGIGAAGVSICKMLLAAGVNRLVPVDRDGAIVRGETYSHPMWQWLADQPQVEPEPGTLKEVIRDADVFIGVSRANLLNASDVQGMAVDSIVFAMANPHPEIVPEEAIPHVRVFATGRSDYPNQINNVLVFPGIFRGALDCRARRINEPMKLAASRAIASVVSERELNEQYIIPSIFNEQVVTEVRKAVIEAAILTGTARRIPPDFR
- a CDS encoding dicarboxylate/amino acid:cation symporter, translating into MKLRINFKNLTVQVVIAIVLGILLGHFFPATGEKLKILGDAFIKLIKMVIAPIVFFTVVHGIASMGDMKKVGRIGGKALLYFEIVTTIALAIGLIVVNLVRPGAGIDVSKATGDVSQYAQKAAETSHGVVDFFVGIIPENVVSAMAGGDLLPILFFAILFGLSLTAMGEQAKPVIVLFDKLSHAFFGIVNMVMKLSPIAAFGAMSYTIGKFGIGSLTSLGKLMGSVYLTMALFVIIVLGLIARMYGFSIFKFIAYIKEEILLVLGTSSSESALPRMMNKMENYGCSKSVVGLVIPTGYSFNLDGTAIYLSMAAIFVAQASGVDMTIWQQLTLLGILMLTSKGAAGVTGSGFITLAATLAAFPSIPLAGMALLLGVDRFMSEARAITNLIGNGVATVIVAKSENEFHPGRQPEIAPAPMELETSPLSSPVTKSV
- a CDS encoding response regulator, translated to MSKPIKSLFRVLLVEDDPMVQEVNRLFIEQVDGFQVVGLASNGLRGLELIEELQPDLIFLDVFMPSLDGITTLQRIRSLALPVDVVVVTAAKDTETIREMMRNGAFDYIIKPFKVERIHHTLERYRVQQAGLWAEEVGTQEELDLIMQNGEAVKDVVVPAPIYEEWAMSYDELPKGLNAATLKQVLVVMEQHGGKLSAEETAEGVGIARVTARRYLDYLEKRGIVRLVVHYGGVGRPVNRYELLRDQNDHK
- a CDS encoding sensor histidine kinase, whose protein sequence is MNRLRIYWKIMILSFGVVLFSLLIGGLFLFGSATRLKEEELKQRLTITAQTVANLPDVVERIDDPNASAVIAPMADKIRILNDAAYIVVLDMKRKRLSHPLTERIGGTFQARDDDAAFAEHTYVSKVRSEAGIGLRSFVPIMNASSEQVGVVVAGGLLPSVTEIIRQEKQSIIITSLLSLMFGVIGSALLARHIKLQMFNLEPQEIARMFRERSAAFQAMHEGVIAIDRNCFITIFNERAKQIFDVHRDVAGLPIREVLPDTRLPEVLDSGVAILSKELKIGGTIIWSNRIPIREQGITLGAIAIFQDKTEVTRMAEELTGVKEFVHGLRAQNHEHMNKMHTVAGLLQLGQQNEALSYLFEVTEQQEEITRFLQRHFDDDGVAGLLLGKISRGKELGIDIRIDPASKMSYFPWLIDRHDFVLLLGNLIENAFDALADTEAGSKEIYVSIQQDDEYMSILVEDNGCGMSETTKQRMLERGFTTKDGESRGMGLYLLSGIITKGNGRLTCESSLGLGTSIEILFPLRERGGRSDDE
- a CDS encoding DctP family TRAP transporter solute-binding subunit, encoding MKRATGFGVLLVLGILTAYVIGFQKNFGEKLPYDHEFTGLKDRIVIKFSHVVAENSPKGLAAAHFAQRVKEKSNDRIEIQVFPNGMRYSETTEVAALQRGEIQMIAPSFSNLNAIDPAWLVMDLPFAFENQAEVDQALNGELGKRLSQTLEPYGMKSVAFWSNGFRQITNNVHPIRQPADFAGLKFRIQPSQVLDRQFEALGASTISTPFNEIYHSLETGTADGQENTISNIFTKRFYQVQRYMTISNHSYLGYAVVFNKSDWDHLPSDARRVLQEALEETTRWSKRETDENANRLRQLEQTGDIKITHLSEGERKLWKERLRVLYQEFTPIIGSDLMDMIQGP
- a CDS encoding sugar porter family MFS transporter; translated protein: MAVIINNESAQQKALQSEKPNMLFVTLVSIVAALGGILFGFDIAVVSGAVEFLQQRFSLSEFQVGWAVSSLIVGSVTGAALSGYMSERIGRKKVLLAAGFLFVVGSICSALQDTFTGYVIFRMIGGVGIGITSTICPVYNAEIAPAKYRGRLVALNQLAIVTGIFLVYFQNSWIVSLGDEAWGVSTAWRWMFGVGAVPGLIFMLLMLFIPESPRWLIKQNRPYEALPILLKIHGEEAAKQEVLDIKESFKNENDSLKQLFAPGIRVALFIGVMLAIMQHITGINAILYYAPIIFKGMGLGTDASLTQTIWIGLINVLFTIVSVWLIDKAGRKVLLMIGTSLMTLCLVIIGTVFKMNLTTGPLVLIMILIYVASYAISLGPIVWVMISEIFPNRIRGKAVAIASMALWAGDYLVSQAFPPLLSSAGPSNTFWTFGAISLFVVVFIWRKVPETKGRSLEQMENMWLGK